Proteins encoded within one genomic window of Clupea harengus chromosome 10, Ch_v2.0.2, whole genome shotgun sequence:
- the LOC105910803 gene encoding cytochrome c oxidase assembly factor 7: MAGLINFEDEKEVKQFLDNLGVEYSYQCHREKDPEGCQRLADYLEGVKKNYEATAQILKHNCETHGHGESCYKLGAYYVAGKGGLTPCLKTAYSCFQQSCKADGKKSVDACHNVGLLAHDGRAMDNGPDAGAAREYYEKACAGGFAPSCFNLSALFIKGSPGQEKNMPLALQYAMRACELGHVWGCSNASRMYKLGDGTPKDDQKAEDLKNRAKELHGQQNERQLKFGE, from the exons ATGGCTGGGTTGATTAATTTTGAGGATGAAAAAGAAGTGAAGCAGTTCCTGGATAACTTAGGAGTTGAATATAGCTACCAATGTCACCGCGAGAAAGACCCTGAAG GTTGTCAGCGACTTGCGGATTACCTGGAGGGAGTCAAGAAAAACTATGAAGCCACTGCACAGATTCTCAAACATAACTGCGAGACTCATGGACACGGCGAGAGCTGCTATAAACTTGGGGCTTACTACGTTGCTGGCAAAG GTGGATTGACTCCGTGCCTCAAGACAGCCTACTCCTGTTTTCAGCAGTCCTGCAAAGCCGACGGGAAGAAATCAGTGGATGCCTGCCATAATGTGGGGTTGCTGGCCCATGACGGGCGGGCCATGGACAATGGCCCAGATGCCGGTGCAGCCCGGGAGTATTACGAGAAGGCCTGTGCTGGGGGCTTTGCTCCAAGCTGCTTCAATCTGAGTGCCCTGTTCATCAAGGGCTCCCCAGGACAAGAGAAGAACATGCCACTGGCACTGCAGTATGCCATGCGTGCATGTGAGCTGGGACATGTGTGGGGCTGCTCCAACGCCAGCCGCATGTACAAACTCGGGGATGGGACGCCCAAAGATGACCAAAAGGCAGAAGACCTAAAAAACAGGGCCAAGGAACTTCATGGACAGCAGAATGAGCGACAACTGAAATTTGGAGAGTGA